The proteins below are encoded in one region of Salmo salar chromosome ssa02, Ssal_v3.1, whole genome shotgun sequence:
- the LOC106583774 gene encoding growth/differentiation factor 6-A, translating to MDAFQVLSLYLLLLFIWNIPCFQSAAIISPSMPRRNKGVKILHDGQRSTTFLKEIFASSPMLSHHREDFNKDAIVPHDYMLSIYRTYSAAERLGLNASFFRSSKSANTITSFVDRGTDDLLHSPLRRQKYLFDVSTLSDKEELVGAELRIFRKVPGDLQTSPTGLYDIQLLSCRSERLLDSRSLDPLDSRKPGWEVLDVWEMFKNRHHSAQGSQLCLQLKGTLGKSEMEIDLKQMGFDRNGRTQQEKAILVVYTRSKKRENLFNEMKEKIKSRGSGSRSEEERGLRFKARRRRRTALNNRHGKRHGKKSKSRCSKKALHVNFKELGWDDWIIAPLDYEAYHCEGVCDFPLRSHLEPTNHAIIQTLMNSMDPNSTPPSCCVPTKLSPISILYIDSGNNVVYKQYEDMVVEQCGCR from the exons ATGGACGCATTTCAAGTACTATCGTTATATTTGTTACTCCTCTTCATTTGGAATATACCATGTTTTCAGTCAGCTGCCATCATATCTCCCTCTATGCCAAGGAGAAACAAGGGAGTCAAGATCCTTCATGATGGACAAAGGTCAACCACATTTCTCAAAGAGATCTTCGCATCTTCTCCAATGTTAAGCCATCACCGAGAAGACTTTAATAAGGACGCAATTGTGCCCCACGATTACATGCTCTCCATATACAGGACGTATTCGGCTGCAGAGAGACTCGGACTAAACGCAAGTTTTTTCCGCTCCTCAAAGTCTGCAAACACCATAACAAGTTTTGTGGACAGAGGAACAG ACGATCTCTTGCACTCTCCTTTGCGAAGACAAAAGTATCTGTTTGATGTCTCAACCCTTTCAGACAAAGAGGAGTTGGTTGGAGCTGAATTAAGGATATTTAGAAAAGTGCCCGGGGATTTGCAAACGTCCCCGACAGGTCTCTATGACATTCAATTACTCTCCTGTCGATCAGAACGGCTACTGGATTCCAGATCCCTTGATCCTCTGGATTCCCGAAAACCAGGATGGGAGGTTTTGGACGTGTGGGAAATGTTTAAAAACCGGCATCACTCTGCCCAGGGGAGCCAGCTTTGTCTCCAGCTCAAGGGCACTCTTGGTAAATCAGAAATGGAAATCGATTTAAAACAGATGGGATTTGACAGAAACGGTCGAACCCAGCAAGAGAAGGCCATCTTGGTGGTTTACACCAGGTCCAAGAAAAGGGAGAACCTGTTCAACGAAATGAAAGAGAAGATCAAGTCGCGCGGATCGGGGAGCAggtcggaggaggagagaggtctgCGATTCAAAGCCAGGCGCCGACGGAGGACTGCATTGAACAATCGGCATGGGAAAAGACATGGCAAAAAGTCCAAATCTAGATGCAGCAAAAAGGCTCTGCACGTTAATTTCAAAGAGCTAGGGTGGGATGACTGGATCATTGCGCCACTGGATTACGAAGCGTACCACTGCGAGGGCGTGTGCGACTTCCCTTTGAGATCGCATTTAGAGCCAACAAACCATGCCATCATTCAAACTCTCATGAATTCAATGGACCCCAATAGCACACCTCCTAGCTGTTGTGTTCCCACTAAACTAAGTCCCATCAGCATTCTTTACATAGACTCGGGCAATAACGTTGTGTACAAACAGTacgaggacatggtggtagagcagtGTGGCTGCAGGTAG